The genomic stretch ATTCATCTGCAGTTATTTCGTGGACAGATCCCAGCGGAAGCGGATGGGAAGTAATTTGGGGACCTCCCGGTTTTTCGCAAGCTTCTCCTGGTGCGGGTACTCGCAACACTACTAATAACCCAGATACGATCCCTGGACTACAGTCAAACACGGCTTATGAGTACTACGTGCGGACTGATTGCGGACCGAATGGAAATAGTATTTGGATTGGTCCCATAGCTTTTAGAACTGAATGTTCACCTTTTGCAGCTCCTTACTTTACGAATTATGATAACAGTACAAGTACAAATGTGCCATTCTGCTGGGGTAATTATATAAATGGTGCAGGCTCTGCATTTTCACAAGCCTATACTCAGTCTACTACTAATGCATACTCAGCACCCAATGCCCTTTACATATATAATTATTTGGGTACATCATTGGCTGCCGATACCGTAATAGCTATAAGCCCTAATTTTAGTGATATAACGGTGGGAGATAAGCAACTACGTTTTAAGGCATATACAACTACTACTGCTGCTGCAACGCTCATTATAGGTAGTATGCCGAATGGGAGTGTAGGAAGCTCTATCACCCCCTTTGATACGATTACTTTGAGTACAGCTTATCAAGAATTTATTATTCCGATAAGTACGGCCAACGGATATAATGGCACTGATAATTACATAGGCCTGATGCATGGTCAGTCAGGAATTGTACAAACAATCTATGTGGATGATTTTAATTATGAAGTAACTCCACCTTGTCCACCACCATCGTCTACATCTTTAGGAACAAGCTTTGTAGGTAGTAATTCAGCAAGTTTGTATTGGGGTTCAGGGGCAGCGGATTCTACAAAGGTAGAAGTAGGGGCAGTAGGCTTTACCCCAGGTACAGGAACCCAAATTGTGGCCGTAGGAACCATCGGTGATACTGTTTCGATTTCAGGGTTGACCCCTCAAACCACCTATGAATTTTACATTCAAGATACCTGCTATGGAGTGGGGAGTAGTGGCTGGTTAGGGCCATTTCCTTTTACCACCAGTTGCTTGCCTATAGCAGCACCATATTTAGAAACCTTTGATGGTACCTCATGGGTGCTTGGTAATGGAAGTGGAGCCCAAACAGGAACAGTAGATCAATGTTGGACTAGAAACCCTGATGCTAACAGTACTTGGACGTGGAATGTGTATAACGGGGCTCCAAGTTCAGGAAGTACGGGGCCAGGTGCAGATTATAGTGGAACTGGAAACTTCCTTTATACCGATGCATCATATAGTAATAGTACTGGCAATGCAGATATTTTCTCACCACTTATTGATGTTTCAGCATTAACGGTACCGTACGTAAACTTTTTCTACTATCGCTATGGAGATTTAGCAGAAATGGGAGATATGGAAGTAGCTGTAAATGATGGTTCAGGTTGGGTAACTTTATTAACTTTAACCGGAACTGATCAAACATCAACTACCGATCCATGGAAAGAGTCGGGGGCTGATGTTTCCGCTTTTGGAGACACCATTCAAGTTCGTTTTAGAGGGGTATATGTAGCTTGTTGTCAGGGTGATATGGCTATTGATCAATTTGAGGTGAAGGAAGCTCCAAGCTGTCCCAACTTAGTAGGTCTTGATACGGTACAAGTAACACCCACGACAGCAACCCTTGCTTGGCTACAATCCGGATCTGCCGCCAATGGATATGAGGTATGGTATGGGCCTCAGGGTTTTTATCAGGGTACAGCCACGGTAGGAGGAACCAAGATTTTAAGTCCTAATGACACTCTTACTTTGAGTGGGCTGAGTGTACAAACTTGTTATGAATATGTGGTACGCGCACTATGTTCTGTTGGAGATACTAGTGACTGGGCGGGACCCGTTTCTTTTTGCACCAAAATCTCCTGTCCTGCGCCTACTAATTTTGCGGTTACATCTACCAGTGGAAATACAGCGACTCTTGGATGGAATGCATCTGGCGGAAGTCAAGGATACGTATTGGAATATGGACAAGGTAACTTTACCAGAGGTACGGGAACTGTAGTTTCCGTTACCGGAACCTCGTATACTATTACCAACCTTCCGCAGAATAACACGGCTTACCAAGCGTATGTTAGATCTGACTGTGGCACTGGCGATTCAAGTGTATGGGTAGGACCTTTGCTAATTGTGATTGATCCAAATCTTTGTACAGAGGATTTTGAAGTATATAATACAGGTCTAATCGATGGCCAATCCACGTTCTTTATAGGATGGGCTGGAGCACCAGGAGATGCTGAAATAACTACTACTCGAGCATCCAGTGGTACCAAATCCCTCCATATTTATACTACGGGTCCTAGTGCGGCATCCGATGTAGTTGCCAACATGGATTCAAGCTTCACTTCTGGAATTTATAGTCTTAAGTTCAATATGTTTATTCCTACCAGTTATGGTGGGTATTACAATATTTTACATGACTACACCGGAGCAACCAATGTATGGGCAATTGAAGTATATATTGACGCCAATGGAACCGCCACAGTAAATGGAGGGACGAACAGTACAGCTGTTATAGGTACCTATAATACCACCCCAAATTCGTGGAATACGATAGAGCACATTATTGATTTAGACAATGATACTGCTTGGGTGATGGTAAATGGTGTGAACACCAGCTTAGGTTGGCAGTTCTCATTGGGAAGTACCAATATGGGGGATAGGTTTAATGCGGTTAACTTTTACTCTGCGGCCAACCCTGGGCAAACACCAAAATACTACGTAGATGACTTTTGTGTGAAGCCTTATGTGCCTGTTTCTTGTGCATCGCCTACTACGCTTAATGTGTCTAGCACAAATGTGGGATGCGATAGTGCAGAAGTAAGTTGGGTTTCTCCTTCCCCTTCCAATAATTCTATTTTAGAATATGGGCCAACGGGATATACACCAGGAACGGGAACACTAGTGCCATACGTAATGAGTCCTTACACTATCACTGGTTTGACTCAAGGAACATCCTATGATTTCTATGTAGCTGATACTTGTGCAAACGATACTAGTGATCAGGCCGGGCCATTTACGTTTAGTACAACTTCAGTAGCTGCTCATGCCTCATTTACATGGAGCTCTACCTACACGGCAACCACTCAAGATGTAACTTTCGATGCAGCGGGTTCGTCTAATGCCGATACCTACACCTGGGATTTTGGTAATAGCAACATCGGGACAGGAGTTAATGTAACGGAGAGTTATGGCCTGCCAAATGGATCATTTACAGTAAAACTGACAGTGACTAACGCTTGTGGTAGCACTGATGATACTACGGTGGTAATTAATACCAATATTGGCTTGAGTGACCTAGCCATTGGACAAAACTTAAGAGTTTATCCAAACCCAAATAATGGTGAATTTACTGTAGAGGTAAAATTAGTTTCATCTCAAAATAATCAGCTAGTGATAACTGATATGAGTGGAAAAGAAGTGTATAGGAAGGAAATTAAAGATGCTAATGGAGCCTATGCAGAGACACTAAGCTTAAAGTATTTACCAAAAGGGGTATATATGTTGAACTTAGAAACCAGAGATGGTAAACTGGTGCGAAGACTTGTAATTGAATAGATTGCTAGTTGAATATATGTTAGAGCCGCTCCAAAGCAATTTGGAGCGGCTTTTTTGTTTAGAATTATAGGACATAAAGTAATTTGAGACTTTTATTTTTGCCACATGAAATTTAAACTTGGAGATACAGTGTCGTTCCTTAATCAAATAGGGGAAGGGGTAATTACAAAATGCGAACAGAGGCGATACCTTGTGGAAGATGAGCATGGCTTTGATGACTGGTACGAAGAACGAGAGCTTGTGGCCAAAAACAAGCTGAAAATAGACGGTGTTCAGTTTAAAGATACTTCAGCTGGCGCTGCCCCTCGAAAAGACAATGGAGCGTCCAGTTTGCTCGAAAAAGACCTTCACTTTAATAAATTAGTAGAATTTCCAAAGAACTTCTCCAATCATCAGATGTTAGAAATACAACTTAGAGAGGCGCGTAATTTTTTGGATAGGTCCAAAAAAGGAGGAAATAAAAGAGTAGTGTTGATACATGGAGTAGGGGAAGGAAGGCTAAAAGAAGAAATTCATACCATGCTTGAGCGTATGGATAATCTAAGGTTTTATGATGCCAGCTATGCAGAATATGGCAGGGGCGCTACTGAAATCGAATTTTATTAAAGTACTTTTGCACCTGAAACAGGCCGCCTTATCGCTTCGGCCCGATAGCTATCGGGATCGGAGAGGAAAGTCCGGACAACATAGGGTGCCATGCTTCTCAAAAGGAAGGGCTGCAGTTTTAAAGCTGTAGGACAGAGAGTGCCGCAGAGATATACCGCCACGTCCCGATAGCTATCGGGATCGGGGTAAGGGTGAAAAGGTGGAGTAAGAGCCCACCGTGCTGGTGGTGACATCAGTAGCTAGGTAAACCTCGTGGGTTGAAATGTCATGTATACCAGGGCTGTCCCGAATCCCGATAGCTATCGGGATGGGATGAAAGGGCTACCCGCTCGATCCTGGAGGGTAGGCAGAATAGATAAATGATAAGGCTTCTCACTTTTGTGAGTTGACAGAATCCGGCTTATAGGCCTGTTTTTTTTATTGAAAATAAATGCTCAAAAAATATAGAACCATACTAAAGGAAGAAGGCTGGAAAGGCCTCATAAAAAGGGAAGGCTGGAAAGTAGGCGCTTTACTCTTTACTTTCTTCCTGGCCAAAGGCTTGGTGTGGTTGGCTATCTTCTACGGTTTATTTGAAGTAATTGCTGATTAGTGAGCCGAAACCATCTTTAGGCCAACGATAGACAAGACCAAGGTGGAGATAAAGAACAATCGCCAAAAGTCGGCAGGCTCATTAAAAAACAAAATTCCTACAATAACGGTTCCTACAGCACCAACGCCAGTCCATACGGCATAAGCAGTTCCAATAGGTAGTGTTTGCACCACTTTGTAAAGTAATCCCATGCTGATGGTGAGAGCTACCAGAAACCCAGCCATCCACATCCAAAACTCTGTTCCTGTGGTTCCCTTGGCTTTTCCCAAGCAACTTGCAAAGGCAACTTCAAAAAGTCCTGCGATAATTAGTAAAATCCAGTTCATAGGTATTGCTAAAAAAGGTTTGAGAGAAGCCCGAGTATCATGGGCTAAATTTATTTAGGAATTCTTTTCCCGAGACTTCGAAATATATTCGCTGAGCATAGAAGCTAGTAGACCCCCCATTAAGGCTCCCCACAGGCTCATCCGCCACCAAACAGATTTTATAGTGCAGCCATCCAGACATCCCCAAAAATACCAGTAGATATAGCCGCCAATGGCACCAAATACAGCGCCTAAAATTGTGAGTTTATGTTTTTGAAAGAAGCTATCCATAACTATTTTACTTCTTCGTATTCAATATCCTGTATCGAGGATTCTTTATTTACCTGAGCTGGTGGAGTGGGGCATGTAGAGCATCCAGCATTTGCTAGGGACTGATAAGCAAAATACATCGCTGGAATTATCAGCCACCAAGTTTGTGAGTGCCAGGCTTCCATGATTATTATGATTGCCAGCCCTAATCGCAATAAGCGCATTAGGCCCCAAGGCTGCTTTATTTTAAGAAGTAAGTCCTCCAAGTTTTATGAATTTACTAACGCATTTACTAACGCATTTACTTGCATCCATCCGCCACCATTTTCACAAAGTACACCTTCTTGCTTTAAAAAAGACGTTGCTTGCCCACTACGCCCGCCTGAAGCACAGCATAAAACTATAGGACTGCTTATGGCCTTGATTTCATCTAACCTATCACGAAGTGTATTCAAAGGGATGTTTACAGAATCTACCACATGACCACCCATAAATTCGGCTGGGGTGCGTACATCAATAACTATGGCATCATGATCCAGCATTTGTTTTAGGGTAGAGTGAGGATTGTTTTCAAATAAGCTCATAATAGGTTTTGTTTACTTTTATGATTGAGCAAAGATAAGAGTTCGATTTTATGCGAATGTAACAGAGGTAACTCAGGAGTTATGTAAAAAAAAAAGAAGGCTGCCCCAATCTCACTCAAAGGCAGCCTCCACTCATTAAACTAGTGAAACAAAGAAAAACTAATGCAGATTGGCCGGGAGCTATGCCTTCGGCAAAAGGTTGCAAACTTATATTTAGCCTTGGTTGGCTTCCTCTGCACTAGTTATATTTTGAAATACATTTTTGATCATAATCTCCTTATCACCACCTGGGAAACTCCACATTACCCTGTCACCTTCAGCGTAGCCGATAAGGGCAGACCCCATTGGTGTAAGTATGGATAGTTTTTTTTGTTGCACATTACCATCTTTAGGTAATACTACTTTGTAACCTCCAAAGTAACCGGAAGGTGTTTCTATATCTACCATGCTGTTTAGTCGAACCACATCTTTTGGAATTTCAGCGTCCTCCAGCACTTTTGCATTTACCAGTTCACCACGCAGTTTGTTGTAGCAAGCAATGTGTACTGCATCTTTTGATCCTACTTTGCTCAGTAGATCTTTAATGATATCGTACTCGCTTTTAGCAAGAATTAATGTTTTGTATTTCATATTATATAAGTTTTAATTGCCCAACTAAATCTTGTAGGGTAGCCTTGGCGTCACCAAACAGAAGGTTGCAATTATCGGCTCCAAAAAGTGTGTTTTCCACTCCTGCATAGCCGGTACTCATTCCACGTTTTATTACTACCACTTGCTTACTTTGGTAAGCTCGGATAATAGGCATTCCGTATACGGGACTGTTTTCATCATTCTCTGCAGAAGGATTTACCACATCGTTGGCTCCAACTATTACCACCAAATCATACTGATCCATCTCATCGTTTACCTCGTCCATTTCTTTCAAGAAATCATAGTTGATGTTGGCTTCTGCCAAAAGGACGTTCATGTGGCCGGGCATACGACCAGCTACCGGGTGGATGATGTAATGCAGTTCTACACCGCGTTCCTCCAATATTTTTTGCAATTGTCCACAAGCGTGCTGAGCCTGCGCCACGGCTAAACCATAGCCGGGAATAATGGCAACTTTTTGCGCAAAAGCGAGCTGCATGGCAGTTTCCGCACTGGACGTTTCTTTTATGTGAATTTCTTCAGCTACACCGGCCGCACCCTTTCCCTTGGCAAAGGTGCCCGCCAATACTTTTAGTAAAGAACGGTTCATGGCTTTGCACATAAGCAGGGTAAGAAGTAATCCTGCGGCACCTACAAATATTCCTCCCGCTATCATTATTTTATTGGCATACACCAATCCTGCCAAGGCAGTTGCCACCCCGGTAAGTGAGTTGAGCAAGGAAATTACCACAGGCATATCTGCACCGCCAATAGGCCACACAAACAGCACTCCGTATAGCAATGAAAGGAAAGCTAGAATGTAAATAAGATTCACAAAACTCATAGGAAGCAATCCAAAACTGAAGGCGATCAATAGCCCCAGTATAAGCACTAGTGAGGTGCGTGCCATGTAAATCAAGGCTCGGTTGCGATTGTCTTTCAGTTTTCCGGCAAGCTTAAAGTAAGCGACCATACTTCCTGTAAGAGAAGCTGCTCCAATTACCAATCCACCGGCAAGAAGCAGTTGCACATTTAGCGGAAGCGAAGAAACACCTACTTGCTGTCCCTCAATTATTCCCAAAAGCATGGCGCAACCGCCACCCATGGCATTGAAGAGTGAAACCAGTTGTGGCATTCCTGTCATTTCTACCCGAGAAGACATTAATTTTCCGACTACCGTTCCGATGCCAATCGCACCCAAAATAATCATCATATTGATGGCTGGAAGTGCATTGGTAAGAGCTGAATAAAACGTGAGCCCTACAGCCAAAGTCATTCCTATAGCCGCTAGTATATTCCCCGATTTGGCTTTAGCCGGAGAGCTCAAAAATTTTAACCCACCTACAAAGGTGAGGGTGGCTACAAAATAGCCTGCGTCAATAAATGCTGCCATGGTCTATTTCTTTTTGGTTGAAAACATGGCCAACATTCGGCCGGTTACAAAAAATCCACCTGCTATATTTAAGGTTCCAAGCAGAACAGCTAGCCCTCCTAAGGTGAGACTGAGATAATCCGTAGGCTCTACTTTTAACATAATAATAATGGCACCAATGAGAATAACTCCACTGATGGCATTGGCACCACTCATAAGTGGCGTATGCAAAATAGCGGGTACGTTAGCGATTACTTCAATCCCTAGAAAAAGACAAAGGGCGATGAAGTAAAAAGTATCGAGATTTTGGTTTATAAATTCCATTTAGTTTAGGCTGAGGTGAGGTTTTTAATAAAAGCAGGATGAATCAATTCTCCATTTTCAATCACCTTACACCCTTGAAGAATGGGGTCATTGGCAGCATTTCCATTTTGCTGTTTCAGGTGTTTTATAAAGGAGAAATAATTGGCCGATAGCATTTGCGAGCTAGCCATTGGCATTTCCTTCGCCAAGTATGAACTGCCTATAATTTTCACACCATTGTGTTCAATCATGCGTTCATCTTGGGTAAGAGCGCAGTTTCCACCTTGCTCACTTGCCAAATCCACTATTACCGAACCTGGTTGCATACATTCCACGGATGCTTGCTCTATTAGTAATGGTGCTTTTCTACCAGGAATATTGGCGGTGCTGATTACTATTGAAGCATTGGAAATATGCTCATGAATCAGTTCTTTTTGTTTCTTTAAATATTCAGGACTCTGCTCTACAGCATATCCTCCGGCACTTGTATTTTCGGTATAACCGGGTACTTCTATAAATTTTGCACCAAGGCTACGCACTTCTTCGCCAGCAGCTCTTCGTACGTCAAAAGCTTCTACTATGGCGCCCAGTCTTTTTGCGGTAGCAATGGCTTGCAAACCAGCAACACCAGCACCAAGTACTAAAACTTTGGCAGGCTTTAATGTGCCTGCTGCAGTGGTAAACATGGGCAATACAGAACCATATAGTTCTGCGGACTTTATCACCGCTTTATATCCAGAAAGGGAGGCCATCGATGAAAGTACATCCATCGATTGTGCTTTGGTGGTACGAGGCACCATATCCAAACTAAATACCGAAAGATTACTTTTTTGGTAGGTAGAAATACGCTGGCGGTGATACATCAAATTGTAAATACCGATAA from Owenweeksia hongkongensis DSM 17368 encodes the following:
- a CDS encoding fibronectin type III domain-containing protein, producing MKRLLLLFGIVSCWSSLLAQKPNIAPGATITNTGTQTSPTTLNDLVYGTCGTQIFWMTSTSGSTTDYIEWSWPTTQSFDEIKFYQADATTARQLDGGVLQAWDGSAWVTAATFSNLPLACDNTITFQRITTTKLRLTQMIIGSGGGQATNVNFREIEIFQASVSADDAGVTVVDSSQAVCPGSYPVNATIQNFGTNQIDSVQVNWSVDGVAQTSVWHSSLLDTIGGTGLSSASVALGNYTFAANTNYNLKVWTSMPNSAADTVNYNDTLSTVMRLGSPTGFMASNVQTTSADLSWNALGASNFRVTYGAAGFNPLTGGNTNPVTGSSTTLSSLSANTLYEAYLVADCGSSAYSDTTGPISFRTPCTVAIAPFNENFDSTSSWFASGSNTNNTIDPCWSSLPDVSQGAEPFKWIPRGTGPTSGNGPLQDLTGGNFMYVEASSSTANDEAFLTTPPIDVSGLTTPGLYFFQHRYSNGNIADMDILVSDDFGTTWNNEYSISGDLQASSSDPWALEFVNLANYTGDTIMVQFKQTGNGCCGDAAIDSLVIDEAPLCPWPNSAGVVTTTDSSAVISWTDPSGSGWEVIWGPPGFSQASPGAGTRNTTNNPDTIPGLQSNTAYEYYVRTDCGPNGNSIWIGPIAFRTECSPFAAPYFTNYDNSTSTNVPFCWGNYINGAGSAFSQAYTQSTTNAYSAPNALYIYNYLGTSLAADTVIAISPNFSDITVGDKQLRFKAYTTTTAAATLIIGSMPNGSVGSSITPFDTITLSTAYQEFIIPISTANGYNGTDNYIGLMHGQSGIVQTIYVDDFNYEVTPPCPPPSSTSLGTSFVGSNSASLYWGSGAADSTKVEVGAVGFTPGTGTQIVAVGTIGDTVSISGLTPQTTYEFYIQDTCYGVGSSGWLGPFPFTTSCLPIAAPYLETFDGTSWVLGNGSGAQTGTVDQCWTRNPDANSTWTWNVYNGAPSSGSTGPGADYSGTGNFLYTDASYSNSTGNADIFSPLIDVSALTVPYVNFFYYRYGDLAEMGDMEVAVNDGSGWVTLLTLTGTDQTSTTDPWKESGADVSAFGDTIQVRFRGVYVACCQGDMAIDQFEVKEAPSCPNLVGLDTVQVTPTTATLAWLQSGSAANGYEVWYGPQGFYQGTATVGGTKILSPNDTLTLSGLSVQTCYEYVVRALCSVGDTSDWAGPVSFCTKISCPAPTNFAVTSTSGNTATLGWNASGGSQGYVLEYGQGNFTRGTGTVVSVTGTSYTITNLPQNNTAYQAYVRSDCGTGDSSVWVGPLLIVIDPNLCTEDFEVYNTGLIDGQSTFFIGWAGAPGDAEITTTRASSGTKSLHIYTTGPSAASDVVANMDSSFTSGIYSLKFNMFIPTSYGGYYNILHDYTGATNVWAIEVYIDANGTATVNGGTNSTAVIGTYNTTPNSWNTIEHIIDLDNDTAWVMVNGVNTSLGWQFSLGSTNMGDRFNAVNFYSAANPGQTPKYYVDDFCVKPYVPVSCASPTTLNVSSTNVGCDSAEVSWVSPSPSNNSILEYGPTGYTPGTGTLVPYVMSPYTITGLTQGTSYDFYVADTCANDTSDQAGPFTFSTTSVAAHASFTWSSTYTATTQDVTFDAAGSSNADTYTWDFGNSNIGTGVNVTESYGLPNGSFTVKLTVTNACGSTDDTTVVINTNIGLSDLAIGQNLRVYPNPNNGEFTVEVKLVSSQNNQLVITDMSGKEVYRKEIKDANGAYAETLSLKYLPKGVYMLNLETRDGKLVRRLVIE
- a CDS encoding Smr/MutS family protein, with the protein product MKFKLGDTVSFLNQIGEGVITKCEQRRYLVEDEHGFDDWYEERELVAKNKLKIDGVQFKDTSAGAAPRKDNGASSLLEKDLHFNKLVEFPKNFSNHQMLEIQLREARNFLDRSKKGGNKRVVLIHGVGEGRLKEEIHTMLERMDNLRFYDASYAEYGRGATEIEFY
- a CDS encoding DMT family transporter, which gives rise to MNWILLIIAGLFEVAFASCLGKAKGTTGTEFWMWMAGFLVALTISMGLLYKVVQTLPIGTAYAVWTGVGAVGTVIVGILFFNEPADFWRLFFISTLVLSIVGLKMVSAH
- a CDS encoding DUF6132 family protein: MDSFFQKHKLTILGAVFGAIGGYIYWYFWGCLDGCTIKSVWWRMSLWGALMGGLLASMLSEYISKSREKNS
- a CDS encoding rhodanese-like domain-containing protein translates to MSLFENNPHSTLKQMLDHDAIVIDVRTPAEFMGGHVVDSVNIPLNTLRDRLDEIKAISSPIVLCCASGGRSGQATSFLKQEGVLCENGGGWMQVNALVNALVNS
- a CDS encoding GreA/GreB family elongation factor; amino-acid sequence: MKYKTLILAKSEYDIIKDLLSKVGSKDAVHIACYNKLRGELVNAKVLEDAEIPKDVVRLNSMVDIETPSGYFGGYKVVLPKDGNVQQKKLSILTPMGSALIGYAEGDRVMWSFPGGDKEIMIKNVFQNITSAEEANQG
- a CDS encoding NAD(P)(+) transhydrogenase (Re/Si-specific) subunit beta, which translates into the protein MAAFIDAGYFVATLTFVGGLKFLSSPAKAKSGNILAAIGMTLAVGLTFYSALTNALPAINMMIILGAIGIGTVVGKLMSSRVEMTGMPQLVSLFNAMGGGCAMLLGIIEGQQVGVSSLPLNVQLLLAGGLVIGAASLTGSMVAYFKLAGKLKDNRNRALIYMARTSLVLILGLLIAFSFGLLPMSFVNLIYILAFLSLLYGVLFVWPIGGADMPVVISLLNSLTGVATALAGLVYANKIMIAGGIFVGAAGLLLTLLMCKAMNRSLLKVLAGTFAKGKGAAGVAEEIHIKETSSAETAMQLAFAQKVAIIPGYGLAVAQAQHACGQLQKILEERGVELHYIIHPVAGRMPGHMNVLLAEANINYDFLKEMDEVNDEMDQYDLVVIVGANDVVNPSAENDENSPVYGMPIIRAYQSKQVVVIKRGMSTGYAGVENTLFGADNCNLLFGDAKATLQDLVGQLKLI
- a CDS encoding NAD(P) transhydrogenase subunit alpha yields the protein MEFINQNLDTFYFIALCLFLGIEVIANVPAILHTPLMSGANAISGVILIGAIIIMLKVEPTDYLSLTLGGLAVLLGTLNIAGGFFVTGRMLAMFSTKKK
- a CDS encoding NAD(P) transhydrogenase subunit alpha; this encodes MQSLGIFKEPANESRVSVIPDTVKRITQNLNMEVWVEEGAGVRAGFTNKAYEEAGAKIVSNSNIFKNSEGLLSINHLYRGEEVEDGKSFIGIYNLMYHRQRISTYQKSNLSVFSLDMVPRTTKAQSMDVLSSMASLSGYKAVIKSAELYGSVLPMFTTAAGTLKPAKVLVLGAGVAGLQAIATAKRLGAIVEAFDVRRAAGEEVRSLGAKFIEVPGYTENTSAGGYAVEQSPEYLKKQKELIHEHISNASIVISTANIPGRKAPLLIEQASVECMQPGSVIVDLASEQGGNCALTQDERMIEHNGVKIIGSSYLAKEMPMASSQMLSANYFSFIKHLKQQNGNAANDPILQGCKVIENGELIHPAFIKNLTSA